One Silurus meridionalis isolate SWU-2019-XX chromosome 10, ASM1480568v1, whole genome shotgun sequence genomic window carries:
- the eomesa gene encoding eomesodermin homolog a produces the protein MQLESLLPSLPKTFYTLSSSSSSLSSSSSDSTSPGSAHTHANSAHSFPEAERTEPEPDPVKKYRSAMMISGTGTSSSTAGGGEREAEEFSTGSKSRKSSPVIGGGGAPAPPAAGDEDEELVTRRYGIEELGTERYFISPSSEASACSLFPYGAQGSSVYGGAGARYSSPYPSAASVLAPPPPPPPPPPPPPGAVCSSRAQLAPPSAAAAYQFGQGPTCLYPSYHPGLAVGRAQVYLCNRALWLKFHRHQTEMIITKQGRRMFPFLSFNIAGLNVSAHYNVFVEVVLADPNHWRFQGGKWVTCGKADNNMQGNKMYVHPESPNTGAHWMRQEISFSKLKLTNNKGANNNNTQSLQSLHKYQPRLHIVEVSEDGVEDMSGESKTQTFTFPENQFIAVTAYQNTDITQLKIDHNPFAKGFRDNYDSMYTAPESDRLTPSPTDSPRSHQIVPGARYAMQPFFQDQFVNNLPQNHRLYGGERAVPQTNGLLSPQSDDSSISASSSSSAAQRWFVTPVQQNEADYSVLPYGIKPLPLQSPHSFGYYPESSAFASISAGWSGGRSSYQRKMAAGLPWSPRPSPPSFSFPEDPLTTATTITTSIKDKLQDEGAAVTAGAGGVWGLDTTSSLKPLDKFDAPYAMVCKRRRLSSGADASPSIKCEDVTSDEYGKEQPKSYYAFYTSP, from the exons ATGCAGTTGGAGAGTCTGCTCCCCAGCTTACCCAAGACTTTCTACAcgctctcctcctcttcatcctccttaTCTTCTTCATCCTCCGACAGCACGAGCCCGGGATCCGCGCACACGCACGCAAACAGCGCGCACAGCTTCCCTGAGGCGGAGCGGACCGAGCCCGAGCCTGACCCGGTAAAGAAGTACCGATCAGCCATGATGATTAGCGGCACCGGGACCAGCAGCAGCACCGCAGGTGGAGGAGAGCGCGAGGCAGAGGAGTTCTCCACCGGAAGTAAAAGCAGGAAGAGTTCTCCGGTGATTGGGGGAGGAGGAGCACCAGCACCACCCGCAGCAggagatgaggatgaagagCTCGTGACCCGGCGCTACGGGATCGAGGAGCTCGGTACCGAGCGCTACTTCATCTCGCCGAGCTCGGAAGCGAGCGCGTGCTCGTTGTTCCCGTACGGAGCGCAGGGCAGCTCGGTGTACGGCGGCGCGGGCGCGCGTTACTCCTCACCGTACCCGTCCGCCGCTTCGGTGCTCGCGCCCCcgccccctcctcctcctcccccgcCGCCTCCGCCGGGCGCCGTCTGCAGCTCGCGCGCCCAGCTCGCGCCTCCGTCCGCCGCCGCCGCCTATCAGTTCGGCCAGGGGCCCACGTGCCTCTACCCCTCATACCACCCCGGGCTCGCGGTGGGCAGGGCGCAGGTGTACCTGTGTAACCGCGCGCTCTGGCTCAAGTTTCACCGCCATCAGACCGAGATGATCATCACCAAGCAGGGCAG GCGCATGTTCCCGTTCCTGAGCTTCAACATCGCGGGACTGAACGTGAGCGCGCACTACAACGTGTTCGTGGAGGTCGTGCTCGCGGACCCGAACCACTGGCGCTTCCAGGGCGGGAAATGGGTCACGTGCGGAAAAGCGGACAACAACATGCaag GAAATAAGATGTACGTGCACCCAGAGTCCCCGAACACCGGAGCACACTGGATGAGGCAGGAGATTTCCTTCAGCAAACTCAAGCTGACCAACAACAAGGGAgcgaacaacaacaacacccaG tcGTTGCAGTCTCTCCACAAGTACCAGCCGAGGCTGCACATCGTGGAGGTGAGCGAGGACGGCGTGGAGGACATGAGTGGTGAATCCAAAACTCAAACCTTCACATTCCCTGAAAACCAGTTTATTGCAGTCACCGCTTACCAGAACACAGac ATCACACAGTTAAAGATCGACCACAACCCGTTTGCTAAAGGTTTCCGAGATAACTATGACTC GATGTACACAGCTCCTGAGAGCGATCGCTTGACCCCGTCCCCCACCGACTCTCCTCGTTCACACCAGATCGTCCCGGGAGCTCGTTACGCCATGCAGCCTTTCTTCCAGGACCAGTTTGTGAATAATCTCCCTCAGAACCATCGTTTGTACGGTGGAGAGCGCGCCGTGCCGCAGACCAACGGCCTCTTGTCTCCTCAGAGCGATGACTCGTCCATCTCCGCCTCGTCCTCGTCCTCTGCTGCTCAGCGGTGGTTTGTCACCCCCGTCCAGCAGAACGAAGCCGATTATTCTGTGCTCCCGTATGGCATCAAGCCTCTTCCTCTTCAGAGCCCACACTCGTTTGGGTATTACCCAGAATCCTCTGCTTTTGCTTCAATCTCAGCGGGATGGAGTGGAGGCAGAAGTTCTTACCAGAGGAAAATGGCTGCCGGTCTGCCTTGGTCTCCTCGTCCGAGTCCACCTTCCTTCTCCTTCCCTGAAGATCCTCTCACCACCGCCACCACGATAACGACAAGCATTAAAGACAAGCTGCAGGACGAAGGGGCGGCGGTGACGGCAGGAGCCGGAGGAGTCTGGGGTCTGGATACGACCTCCAGTCTGAAGCCCCTGGACAAATTCGACGCTCCCTACGCCATGGTGTGTAAACGACGACGTCTCTCATCAGGAGCCGACGCTTCGCCGAGCATCAAGTGTGAGGACGTGACGAGCGACGAGTACGGCAAAGAGCAGCCCAAGAGCTACTACGCCTTTTACACCAGCCCCTGA